A stretch of the Chanos chanos chromosome 1, fChaCha1.1, whole genome shotgun sequence genome encodes the following:
- the exd1 gene encoding piRNA biogenesis protein EXD1: MDCLEDHQFLESFKRKRVKLTLKSATFVGIIQRINLNKTIILESVEEVNSGRKFPGVKLFFGHEIQNDVDDDEECVSFAVIDDFREMFGPAVMHIRKQQVIGIGTDGVGEFHQERLCWLQIATKKKVYLFDILLLGARAFKNGLSMILENNHILKVVHDCRGIARCLVAQFGVNLTNVFDTQVADVMYFYTETGGFLPDRLSTLQEVLSLYLKIPASHTSSLKTKSQLTKEDKELWYVRPCPVSLLKVMSLSVVHLQPLRLVLLDALMYDYTSLVDSYLGCSKDEYVHVQYIGKSGLKLPKELQELLVIWRERRDWAVERYPMTEEGLLDRSNPKPSPHPEASISRTSGPSEHGQLSPGSQPEETKAQTGLQASADNNSDITGQSGYLSPTTLSLGATTVGPRKETCLADTPVSSTGGSGLLEAVMDTMRSATLSDDETTCAHTPVPTSTFTLAPKLATLPSIGRGLSLPILAQGPVQTRSVGEKAETEVMVGSSISKPLSTMEGVTKQDVCLAPMPAAESRLHQRPQILTSPLNLSFCTFRNDK, translated from the exons ATGGATTGTCTGGAAGACCACCAGTTTCTAGAGAGCTTCAAGAGAAAACGTGTCAAACTTACTCTTAAGAGTGCGACATTCGTGGGAATTATTCAACGAATCAACCTcaacaaaacaattattttaGAAAGTG TCGAAGAGGTGAACAGCGGAAGAAAATTCCCAGGTGTGAAACTGTTCTTTGGACACGAAATTCAGAATG ATGTTGACGATGATGAAGAGTGTGTCAGCTTTGCGGTCATTGATGATTTCCGTGAGATGTTTGGACCTGCT GTGATGCATATTCGTAAACAGCAGGTTATCGGAATAGGAACTGACGGTGTTGGAGAATTTCACCAGGAGAGACTCTGCTGGCTTCAG ATTGCCACTAAGAAGAAGGTTTACCTCTTTGACATCCTGTTGCTAGGAGCCAGAGCTTTTAAGAATGGCTTGTCCATGATTCTGGAGAACAACCACATATTGAAG GTCGTTCACGACTGCCGGGGTATTGCCAGATGTCTCGTTGCTCAATTTGGGGTGAATCTCACCAATGTGTTCGACACACAG GTTGCTGATGTGATGTACTTCTACACAGAGACCGGAGGCTTTCTGCCAGACAGGCTTAGCACCCTACAGGAAGTCCTCAGTCTTTACTTAAAAATACCAGCCAGTCACACCTCCTCTCTGAAAACCAAGTCTCAGCTCACTAAG GAGGACAAAGAGCTGTGGTATGTTCGACCTTGCCCCGTGTCCCTGTTGAAGGTCATGTCCTTGTCAGTTGTCCATCTGCAACCTTTACGTCTGGTGCTTCTGGATGCACTGATGTACGATTACACCAGTCTGGTTGATTCTTACTTGGGCTGCAGCAAAGATGAGTACGTCCACGTGCAGTACATTGGCAAG AGTGGCCTTAAGCTTCCGAAAGAGCTTCAGGAGCTTCTGGTGATTTGGCGGGAACGCCGGGATTGGGCAGTGGAGCGCTATCCTATGACTGAGGAGGGCCTGTTGGACCGCTCCAACCCAAAACCCTCACCCCACCCAGAGGCTTCGATCTCACGGACCTCTGGCCCGAGTGAGCATGGTCAACTCAGTCCTGGATCCCAGCCAGAGGAAACCAAAGCACAGACAGGACTACAGGCGTCGGCAGACaacaacagtgacatcacaggtCAGAGCGGTTATCTTTCACCCACAACCCTATCGCTAGGGGCAACCACCGTGGGCCCCAGGAAGGAGACATGCTTGGCAGACACACCAGTATCTTCAACAGGAGGCTCAGGACTGTTGGAGGCAGTGATGGACACAATGAGGAGCGCAACACTATCAGATGACGAGACGACATGCGCCCACACACCCGTGCCCACCTCTACATTCACCCTTGCCCCGAAACTCGCCACCTTACCCAGCATAGGACGAGGACTCTCCCTCCCCATCCTGGCCCAGGGCCCTGTGCAGACCCGGAGCGTGGGAGagaaggcagagacagaggtaaTGGTGGGCTCCTCTATCTCAAAGCCCCTCTCCACCATGGAAGGAGTGACCAAACAGGATGTCTGCCTCGCTCCCATGCCAGCTGCTGAAAGCAGGCTCCACCAGAGACCTCAAATCTTGACTTCACCTCTCAATCTCTCCTTTTGCACCTTCAGAAATGACAAATAA